The nucleotide window attctaagacttaaatgcttatactTTTTCTTGCCATTTTCAgtaacactggtatgcctactgggtgtcatgattgcttggcatatacaagatatggtaattaaaagatcaaaacacaattcacaaacactactagcttgtagcagagaagagAAACTAACTGGACacacatgaagtacaaatgcCTGGGATAGTGGTGTTGggagtgttggggggggggtggcaggggatggtgggaggtctcccctgctgatccacaacaaggctgccgcttgaggaaaaggaaattttttcccctcccgcaaactgaaccatgttaaattaattttacgaagtgCTAAAGAAAATTGTGCCACAATTCTTCAATTGTGCTATACCcgaatcgtgccaaataaactcatgttaaatgatggtctactgtatacCACAAATGTTGTAAATGGTgtgaaggtgacattaaaacaatatcaaagatggttgacacaaatccactaccattataatatgtTCCTCACATAGCAATGAATTCATTTtacgatgtggtcttaggaacagaactccatcgttatgtgaggagaggctgtatatgaaATTTACGTATATCTGGGGTTGTGACTTGTGAGAAAGATAAAAATCCCACGGGATTGTCTAGCATTACAGAGGAAGCTGTGATGTCACAGCTTATTTTGGTTCCCCATATGCCAGTGGGCACCAGCATTTCACAGGAGAATgagcagaagagagagaggagaatgtgCCCTCTTCAgcgattctacaatatgtacggtactaaagcagcaggagtcgataaaggctatagcaccagccagtgataaagtgtagcattaacagtgtagcaagtaagttaagcgattaatcgttagaaaaaggacagcacgaacctaactcctccaatgttgtttgaggtatataggGCGACTGAGAACACCACTGTCTCTAGtctctaccgctgctgctgcctccaccaccaccaccactatgtacagcttatgctttcagtggcccttatacacccaacaacagcaacactcgtgacatacctaatgacgtattttattcattctagagtatatgtcatgtttctatgttattaatattgtttattatgtcatattagatgaactgtggtagataaataagccatagagttgatgttgaaggactatcttgtcctatctccaaacaaactctgccaccaccacaattcctaacatatgtaatgacatattttaaatatgattgggaggctgggaattcgcgaatgtttgAAGCATGCAAAAGTGGAAAacgcaaatgttgagggagacatGTACGTATATGAATTTAAGTTAATTAGATTAAATCTGAATCTATAAAAATTACACTAGTTACTTAGGAATATAAAAGTAATTTAGTAAAAATGTTATAATTATGTAATATGAAAGTATAACTTTACAAGATTTACACTAGATAAttttaataaacaaaaatatttttgaagtagaaatttaacaaaaaaaaaaaaaaagaaagttggTAAATGTTTTTATATAGACCATTTATTGTGTCAATTATTTCTTTTTTACAGGTCATCTTGGGACCATTGGCTGGTGCTTGTATTGGCAGTACTGTAGATCATCCTGACACCAGAGGCTGGTGCTTGTAGTGTCATTATTCTTAGTTATCTTGACACTAGAAGAATTACTCCTTTAGTGCTAAtgctgcaggtcatcctggtactAGAGAAATTGCACTTGTAGTGTCAGTACTGCAGATCATCCAAGAACCAGCTGAATTACACTTGTCGTACCTAAGCTCATGTAAATGGAATAAACACTGAAATTCACATACTTGATAGAACTATATAACCACAGTGTTAGAAATGAAACACATTTATAGTTTCAATTTCAGTGCCATAAATGTGCCATATTACTACACCTACACCCTTAATAGCCTGTGATACTCACGAAACGTAATggaacgattgcaaacaaactgtaCCATGGATGGGATTTATTTTCGTCATCTCTGCAATAGGAACATTTTCTTAATTTTGCATTGCATGTAGTAGTATCAGCATAAAGTGTGCTTAAGTTAATCTCTTACTTTcaatagtatacctggagagggttttggggtcaatgcccccatggcccggtctgtgaccaggccttgtgtGGTATGGTGAATTTCCTCAGTGTTTATTATTGAGTAATTATGCAGTGTGCATGACTATTGCAAATGTTAAGCATATAATTGATATTATGAGGAACCTGCTATTTGTGCAATGGTAATAAATGCATAACTGGTAATGTGGTAAATCTTTTTATGTGACCATTGTACATTGGTAATATATGCTTATATGATATTATGGTGAAGGTACTATTTATATGACctttgttcaaagaaataaatGTAATATAACTATTTATAATATCCCATTTgtttcctctcccttccctcacttATTTCATTGCTCTGTTTATCTTGGTGTCTAATACTTGTTAACTTAGTGATTTCACATATAGTATAAATTCATCTCATTTTCTCCATAATATTCCTATTCTTAACAATCACTTTACCATACTGTGTCAGACATTTGTTAAACCTCCAATTCTGTATTAATCATTATAGTCATCAAtgaataattataatcatagtaAATATATCATGTTAACAATAAGAATAACATTTAATGCACTACTTGAAAAACTTGTAACCTTACATTCACTGGTCATTgtcatataaaatattaattgaaGTGACATGCATGTGTACTTAATAGAGAACACATTCTTTTCACATGTCATTGTGTAGTATACATTATAAAATCCTTCAAATTAGGTTCTTTGCTGCTACTAACTGCTCATGTTCCAAGAAAAAACTATTCTCCATTTCTTTGAGGTGTGCTTCCTACTTCCCAGACTCTGTGATGCTTATTGGTTCAACAGTTACCACTGTTTATAATAATGAAGTAATACAATATTACAGAAAAACTAGCATTTTGTGTAATAAAGTATtcattaaaaattataatttatgtGGATGATTATTAAGTTACTGTTTTACTATGTCTAAAATACCTAAAAATGAGTGTGCTGAAGCAAAACAAATTAAGGTTCAGCCAGAAGACAAATTATATCAATATTCACAGTGTCTAAAACACACGTCACAAGAATCTCAGCATCTACCTCTGATAAGAATTCATAAAGGAAAAGAAACACTTCATTGTTCGGTGTGCCTAAAAGAATTTTTCCAAAAATCTCTTTTAGAATCACACATGAAAATTCATATTGGAGAAAAGCCATATCAGTGTTTACAGTGTCTAAATATCTTTTCCAACAAATCAAGTTTAGTGCAACATATGAaaattcatactggagagaaaccataccaGTGTTCAGAGTGTGTTAAAAACTTTTCTCATAAGGCTCATTTAGTCCAACACATGAAAATTCATTCTGGAGAGAAACctcatcagtgttcagagtgtctaaaaaACTTTTCTCAAAAAACTAGTTTAGTACAACACATGAAGCTTCATATCGGAGAGAAACCCTATCAATGTTCAGAATGTTTAAAACACTTTTCCCAAAAGTCAAGTTTAGTACAACATACAAAAATTCATActagagagaaaccatatcagtgtttacAGTGTCTAAAAGCATTTTCCAAAAATTCTAGTTTATTAAAACACCTGAAGACccatactggagagaagccatatcaatgttcagagtgtcttaaAGATTTTACCCAAAAAGCTCATTTAATGCAACATATGAaaattcatactggagagaagccatatcaaTGTTCTGAATGTCTAAAAGACTTCACTCAAAAAACTGCATTAGTACAACATATGAAAATTCATACAggggagaaaccatatcagtgttcagaatgtccaAAAAATTTTTCTCAAAAATCGAGTTTAGTTCAACACATGAaaattcatactggagagaaaccatatcagtgtttagAATGTCAAAAAGACTTTTCTTATAAATCTGTTTTAATAAAGCACATGAGAACACATACTGGAAAGAAAccttatcagtgttcagagtgtctaaaagaGTTTACAAGTAAATCTGCTTTAATAAATcacatgagaattcatactgGGGAGAAACCATATCTTTGTTCAGA belongs to Cherax quadricarinatus isolate ZL_2023a chromosome 82, ASM3850222v1, whole genome shotgun sequence and includes:
- the LOC128702909 gene encoding zinc finger protein 271-like; this encodes MSKIPKNECAEAKQIKVQPEDKLYQYSQCLKHTSQESQHLPLIRIHKGKETLHCSVCLKEFFQKSLLESHMKIHIGEKPYQCLQCLNIFSNKSSLVQHMKIHTGEKPYQCSECVKNFSHKAHLVQHMKIHSGEKPHQCSECLKNFSQKTSLVQHMKLHIGEKPYQCSECLKHFSQKSSLVQHTKIHTREKPYQCLQCLKAFSKNSSLLKHLKTHTGEKPYQCSECLKDFTQKAHLMQHMKIHTGEKPYQCSECLKDFTQKTALVQHMKIHTGEKPYQCSECPKNFSQKSSLVQHMKIHTGEKPYQCLECQKDFSYKSVLIKHMRTHTGKKPYQCSECLKEFTSKSALINHMRIHTGEKPYLCSECQKQFAQRSVLLRHMRSHTGEKPYRCSLCLKHFSDKSSLVKHMRIHTR